Below is a genomic region from Neovison vison isolate M4711 chromosome 9, ASM_NN_V1, whole genome shotgun sequence.
gtggtgaaaaaataatgaatactgtttttctgaaaataaataaattaattttaaaaataaataattaaataaaaattaaaagaagttcAGGTGTCAGCAACAGGGTCATTATAGTCTGTACAAAAGTACAGACTaatctgaacaaaacaaaaaaacaaaaacaaaaacaaacaaaccaaaccccAAAAAGTCTGTTGTGTCTTTGAAGACATCAGAGGGGAAGTTGTGTAAGTCCTGAGAGTTTAGAAATGGGACTTGGAAGGAGCAATGATACCCATGAGAGGtgggaaatgaatgaatgtggctcaagtataaataaaaattcactgagaggagtagggaatttgggtaaattggaaggggaggtgaaccatgagagactatggactctgaaaaacaatctgaggggtttgaagtggcgggggttgggaggttggggtaccaggtggtgggtattatagagggcacggcttgcatggagcactgggtgtggtgaaaaaataatgaataatgtttttctgaaaataaataaattgaaaaaattcactaAGAAAATACTACATTGGGTTGAGAAAAGTCAGAATTGGGATAAAATTAGACAGACTGAAgtcccaaaaccaaaaataaattgaactaaagaaatgaagatacagaaacaaaatCCATTCTCAGATGTCCAAGGCCTGAGGCTTACAACGACTGTGAAAATTCACGTGTTATGTATGTACCAGTACGTCTTACATCCACAGTCACTGTAATCAGACACTGTAATCAATCTTTGTTTATCCTTCTGTAGTTAGCCCAGAGTTTGACACAAGTTTTTTCACTATAGCAAGACAAGATGTCCTTATCAACTGATGAGAATTGGCATGGAAGTTAAACTAATTTGCCATACatggaataaaggaatgaaattgaggaatatATCCTCACCCAGAATCTGCCTTGCCCAGGTTAGGGATGACTGATGCAAAATCAACGGGATATAAAGGCTGTTATTCCATTATTTAAaggtcaaccatgagagactatggactctgaaaaacaatctgagggttttgaagggacggagagtgggaggtcggggtaccaggtggtgggtattatagagggcacggattgcatggagcactgggtgtggtgcaaaaataatgaatacttatttgtggagcataacaaatagcatggaggacaaggggtgttagagaggagtagggaatttgggtaaattggaaggggaagtgaaccatgagagactatggactctgaaaaacaatctgaggggtttgaagtggcgggggggtgggaggttggggtaccaggtggtgggtattatagagggcacggcttgcatggagcactgggtgtggtgaaaaaataatgaataatgtttttctgaaaataaataaattgaaaaaaaataatgaatacggttatgctgaaaataaaaaacaaatttaaaaacttatccagctattaaaattaaaattatccaTCTATTTTTTTGTCTGAAATACCATGTGAGTGACTTAGACATTTCCATCTCTAAAATGCAAACACCTGgctagaaagagagaatctcactTTGTTGCTGTTCTTAAGTATAAAACAATTTCTTAAGTGTAAAGTAATttattgaactttttttcttatgtaattctCTTTCCAACTGAATgagaaccttttttttaaaaaagaagctttgTACACTgaaagcttctttttaaaaaaagttatttatttatttttatttcttttcagcataacaatattcattgtttttgcaccgcacccagtgctccatgcaatccgtgccctctctaatacccaccacttggttcccccaacctcccaacccctgcgccttcaaaaccctcagattgtttttcagagtccaaactGAAAGCTTCTTACTGGTAGTTTACatctattgatttttcttttctttttttttttttattatgttcagttagccaacatataatacatccaTTGAATTTTGACTTTGTCTTCAGTGGACATAGGAAGCATTTCTGATTACATAGAACAAATTTTCCTTCATTCTGAGAAAAGTaacaaatagaaaacacagaaatacaggCATCTTTAAAGAGAGGAGCACACGGGCAAGGAGTTTCAGGAAGCGTTATTTGGTGAATGCAACCTGAGCTTCTGAAAGGCAGGAAGAGTAGAGAACAGAATCCATACAAAGGCACAGAGCTAGCTTACCAATAGTTAAGTGATTGATGTTAGGTTTTGTGAATCTAATGACTCCAGAGCCCAGGATATCCAGCTgttgagagaattaataaaagGGACTATTGTTGTATCACGGCATGATCAGAAGACACAGGCTCTGCAGTTGGGAAGTTCCTAGTTCAGTAGGGAggtaacacacacacattcacccaACCACTTACCAAAAAACTTCTATTTCAGATGGAACAGAGTGGTTTCATATGGTTATAAATGCAAAACATTTTTGCACATATATAGATTTCTACATAAATGTACAAAAATTCTTTGTAATTCAAGTGACCAAATTTGGATGAATTTATAAATGAAGGAAATATGGGGAGTTCCATataaatatggaaggaataaAGGGAATGTGATTTTCTGGAATAGAGAGAGATTGAGGTGATCTACATTGTAGCATACATACCAAGACATGCAAAGTACTGCGAACCATGGTGTGAGAGAGACCACAGGTTAGAAAAGTACAGGGTACAGCTACAGTTGAGCAAAGagtatatttttccaaaaaaaagttCTAACATGCTGGtttgtgtgttcatgtgtgtgccCCTGTGAGCTTACAGGTGTGTGTACATAAGCAcatacacccacacccacacttTGCAATCAGGATCCATGGATTTTGTTGGCTTGTGTAGTAGGAAGCATATCCATTTGAGCCTTAATCCTGCTTATCAGTTTCTCTAAGCCCCGTTTCATATCTTTGTTTCTCAAACTGTAGATAAATGGATTCAACATCGATGTCAGTACAGTGTAGATGATTGTTGCTACTCGGTCTTTGACAGTATACCTGGACAAAGGGTGGAAATAGACATAGCCAATACTCCCATAAAACAGAGTCACCACAGTGAGATGGGAGCTGCAGGTAGAAAAAGCTTTGCATTTTCCAGCCACTGAGGGAATATTGAAGACAGCAATGAGGATTCTCAGGTAAGAGATGACAATGCAGATACATGGGGCCATCACAGAAGCCATCCCTTCCGTCATGGCCACAATTTCGTTGACAGAGGTGGAAGAACAGGCCAGTTTTAGAACAGGGTTGACATCACAGAAGAAATGTTGGATAACATTTGATGCACAGAAGGTGAGCCGATTCACCAGGAGGACGTGTAGGAGGGAGTGGAGGCAGGAGAAAGCTATGGAGAAGGCCACTAGCAACAGACAGCGTCTGTGGTTCATCACAATGACATAGTGGAAAGGGTTACAAATGGCTACATAGCGGTCAATGGCCATAGCTGCCAGGAGATAACTGTCTATGTTTCcaaaaaccaggaagaaatacatCTGTGCCAGACATTTGGCATAGGAGATGGTCCTTGTCTCTGATAAGAAGTTCACTAACATCTTGGGGATTACGACTGTTGTGTAGCAGATATCAGCAAAGGACAAGATGCTtaggaagaaatacatggggTTTTGGAGTTTAGGATCAGAGCGGATAGCCAAGATGATGAGCAGATTCCCCCCCAAGGTGACCAGGTACATGATAAGAAAGAGGGCAAAGAGTGGCTTCTGGTCCTCAGGGCGAGAGGACAGTCCTATGAGGATGAATTCAGAGAGTCTTGTCAGGTTGGACATTCCCATGGACTTGTATGCACCTACGATAAAAGATACTGTCAGTTAATGATTCTTATGTCCTCTAGGACATGCAGCTTTCCATCTGGTTCTTACAGTGAGAATGAGCAGTTCTAATAGGGCATTTACTCTAATGTTTTTCTTCCTGAATATGAACAAATCAGAGCCAAAGGTGTATTTTCACTTATTCTTTAAGGATCCTTGACATAGAGATCTGTAGAAAACAGATTGaaggggtggcacctgggtgacccagttggttaagagtctgactcttggatttggctcaggtcatgatcttggagtcatgagattCAGCCTCACATTGGGatccacacccagcctggagtctgctaaagactgtctccctctccttctgcctttccccaccGAGCATTCATTCTCtcttaactaaataaataaatctaaaaaaaaaaaaaaacagattgaaagtgagatggagaaggaggaggagaaggaggagagaaggcttgattcctgtttcctcttcctttgtcTGTGGCTGATAATCACAAGAAACACAGATGCAGTCTATGAATCAGATTCAGGTTGGCTTCTCATAAAGATTATCATTGgcggagggggggtgggaggttggggtaccaggtggtgggtactatagagggcacggcttgcatggagcactgggtgtggtgaaaaaataatgaataatgtttttctgaaaataaataaattgaaaaaaaatgacataatagGTAGGAGAACTTAAAAAGAGgactatttgaaatatatttgaatatttgaaatataaaaaaaagattatcattgGCTAATGTACATCTAGATAATTATGAAATAGCTATTTCACCTAGTTTGTGGTTGATaaagaaccattttttaaaaataaagtaagatgaaaatagagagggagggacgtctgggtggctcagtgggttaaagcctctgccttcggctcaggtcatgatcccagggtcctgggatcgagccctacattgggctctctgctcagtggctagcctgctttcccctctttctctgcctgcctctctgctttcttgtgatttctgtctgtcaaataaataaataaaatcttaaaaaaaaagaaaatagagagggaggcaaaccataagagatgctgaactctaggaaacaaacaggttgctgaaggggaggaagGTAGGGGGAAGGGATAATAGgatgatgagtattaaggagggcacttgatgtaatgagcactgtgtattgtatgcaactcatgaatcactaaattctaccctcgaaactaataatacagtgtatgttaactaaattgaatttaaatgaaaaatttgagaaagaaccatttttttgttttaattatttatttagtaattctCCCCAAAGATTTGCCAAAGTGCCAAACGAAGCCTTTCTGTGAGCACAGATCCCCTGGTTGGAGTCCAGAAGAACCATTCTTTTAAATCAAGATGTTTCTTTCTACATAATTTGTAGTGGAAGTAAGAAAGGCATACAAAACTGTTGAGTTGAATATAAATAGGTCTAGGGCAAATAAATATGGggaagggaaagtgagagagagggagtgaattTTCATGTTCTTTGGCTGATATTCCATATTTTGAGGTCAGGGGAATGTGACTCACAAGTAGACTGGGTAAAGAAAGATTCAACTGCAGAATATATATCTCAACATTTAGCTCAAAGATAAGTTAGCTCTCTTAGTGTCCAGTAATGAAAAATTATCTGTCTGAGATCAGATATTCACACCTTCTTATCAGGCATTCTCAAAGTTCACTTCTTACCTGGGAAGGACATTAAAGTCTAGCCTCATGTATTCTGCTCCCTGGAATGATTGGTAAGAAAGAAGACAAACTGTGCCAAGAGGCCATATACAGAAAATGTGTCTGATTATAGAAAATCTAGTGCTTCTTAAATCTGAATGTTCCTTTCCATGGATTCTTACCATCCTTCCCAAGATATAGATACTTAGAGCCCTTTCTTCCCTAATGGGAGTATCCTCTGATGCTTTGTCACTAAATCTCTGGTGTTTTGTGGGGGgagagaataagaagaaaaacacattaacTTTGTGCAGGATTGTCTCCAAGGATCCAGAGGAATTACATATCTTCTCCCTCCCCAAGTGGCCCACATCCCTGTCCTCAACAGTCTGGGCATCGTGCAACATTGTCCTTAGCCTTTTGTAGGTGTCCAGATAGATAATAATTTTCTGTCCCTGGCTCTTGCAACCTCTCTGAGGGCTTACCTTGTTATGTCCCTTGTAGCACTGAGGATAGAGTGCAAGGCAGGGACATTTGGGTCtagtttctttccttaaacctatAAAGCTTTGATTTGGACACTCCCTTAGTGCCTCCATTTGTCTAAAAGACAACTATCTCAGAGCACCCCAACATCATGAATATCTTCTGCTCTCCCCTCAagtttatcttgatt
It encodes:
- the LOC122917038 gene encoding olfactory receptor 1L3-like → MGMSNLTRLSEFILIGLSSRPEDQKPLFALFLIMYLVTLGGNLLIILAIRSDPKLQNPMYFFLSILSFADICYTTVVIPKMLVNFLSETRTISYAKCLAQMYFFLVFGNIDSYLLAAMAIDRYVAICNPFHYVIVMNHRRCLLLVAFSIAFSCLHSLLHVLLVNRLTFCASNVIQHFFCDVNPVLKLACSSTSVNEIVAMTEGMASVMAPCICIVISYLRILIAVFNIPSVAGKCKAFSTCSSHLTVVTLFYGSIGYVYFHPLSRYTVKDRVATIIYTVLTSMLNPFIYSLRNKDMKRGLEKLISRIKAQMDMLPTTQANKIHGS